One genomic segment of Pseudomonas sp. RU47 includes these proteins:
- a CDS encoding ABC transporter permease, which yields MLTLSPIGQRRWARFKAHRRGWWSLWLFLALFGLSLGGELVANDKPLLVTYQGDWYFPAFKRYTEQDFGGELPFQPDYRSAQVRQLIEGQGGRLWFAPIPFAFDTVNYDLTEPAPSPPSGDNWLGTDDQARDVLARVIFGTRVSLLFALALTAASAVIGIAAGALQGYYGGWVDLIGQRLLEVWSGLPLLYLLIILSGFVEPNFWWLLGIMALFSWLSLVDVVRAEFLRSRGLEYVKAARALGVGDAQVIVRHILPNAMSATLTYLPFILTGAIATLSALDFLGFGMPAGSASLGELIGQGKSNLQAPWLGLTAFFALALILSLLVFIGEACRDAFDPRT from the coding sequence ATGCTGACATTGTCTCCAATCGGCCAGCGCCGCTGGGCTCGGTTCAAGGCGCATCGGCGCGGCTGGTGGTCGTTGTGGCTGTTTCTTGCGCTGTTCGGCCTGAGCCTCGGCGGTGAGCTGGTGGCCAATGACAAACCGCTGCTGGTGACGTATCAGGGCGATTGGTATTTCCCGGCGTTCAAGCGCTACACCGAGCAGGACTTCGGCGGCGAGCTGCCGTTTCAGCCGGACTATCGCAGCGCGCAGGTGCGGCAATTGATCGAGGGGCAGGGCGGGCGGCTGTGGTTTGCGCCGATTCCGTTCGCGTTCGACACGGTCAATTACGACCTCACGGAGCCGGCGCCGAGTCCGCCCAGTGGCGACAACTGGCTGGGCACCGATGATCAGGCGCGCGACGTGCTGGCGCGGGTGATTTTCGGCACACGTGTATCGCTGCTGTTTGCCTTGGCGCTGACGGCGGCGAGTGCAGTGATTGGCATCGCTGCCGGCGCGTTGCAGGGTTACTACGGCGGTTGGGTCGACCTGATCGGTCAGCGCTTGCTGGAGGTCTGGTCGGGGCTGCCGTTGTTGTACCTGCTGATCATTCTGTCCGGGTTTGTCGAGCCGAATTTCTGGTGGTTGCTGGGGATCATGGCGCTGTTTTCCTGGCTGAGTCTGGTCGATGTGGTGCGGGCCGAGTTCCTGCGCAGCCGTGGCCTGGAATATGTGAAAGCGGCGCGGGCTCTGGGTGTCGGCGATGCGCAGGTAATCGTTCGACACATTCTGCCCAATGCCATGAGCGCCACGCTGACCTATCTGCCGTTCATTCTCACCGGGGCGATTGCGACTTTGTCGGCGCTGGATTTTCTCGGTTTCGGCATGCCGGCCGGCAGTGCTTCGCTGGGCGAGTTGATCGGTCAGGGCAAGAGCAATCTGCAAGCGCCATGGCTGGGTTTGACCGCGTTCTTTGCCTTGGCACTGATTCTTTCGCTACTGGTATTTATCGG